The following are encoded in a window of Helicobacter cetorum MIT 00-7128 genomic DNA:
- a CDS encoding replication initiation protein, with protein sequence MAKSLSNSKPKTPKKPKIQKALITQDNRFIYSQYDMNLLELKFFYWIASKINPLIDTDFREYEISIQEIMGVLGHKSKDNHTLIKDALKNLSKRIVEEDNLVINEVTNKASGTYTAITIFEFLQYDADKSVFKCQINKRMKPYLLGLKEKFTQTPLECILSMRSYYGVRIYQMLLSEIRQNRNTLKLNVAYLQNILSVPNSLLVWQDFKRFVLEKAQKEINKYSDIVLVEVEPHKQGRKIVDITFHFEYKTTDKKLLQEQNKELNYTDKIIKGLNAFVGKSIACQQNADKSWTCGVYDGDYKILKFDSLSQEVKDIVTENGKKPYKHPYIVRIGLYSNAPRKLVANFCVRDYKTLEKLKERQEIAESEFYTDLERTKTALEFKNALKQGNLLDLLEKRKKSQN encoded by the coding sequence ATGGCAAAATCTCTCTCAAACTCTAAACCTAAAACGCCTAAGAAACCTAAAATTCAAAAGGCTTTAATAACCCAAGACAATCGTTTTATCTACTCGCAATACGACATGAACCTTTTGGAGCTGAAATTTTTCTACTGGATAGCTTCTAAGATTAACCCCTTAATAGACACTGATTTTAGGGAATATGAAATCTCTATCCAAGAAATCATGGGCGTTTTAGGGCATAAATCCAAAGACAACCATACCCTTATCAAAGACGCTCTTAAAAACTTGTCTAAAAGAATTGTTGAAGAAGATAATCTCGTAATTAACGAAGTTACCAACAAAGCAAGTGGGACTTATACAGCAATCACTATTTTTGAATTTTTACAATACGATGCCGACAAGTCGGTATTTAAGTGTCAAATCAATAAACGCATGAAACCCTACTTATTAGGGCTTAAAGAGAAATTTACTCAAACTCCTTTAGAGTGTATTTTATCCATGCGAAGTTATTATGGGGTTAGAATTTATCAAATGCTTTTAAGTGAGATACGCCAAAATAGAAATACGCTCAAGCTTAATGTAGCTTATTTACAAAATATCCTAAGTGTGCCAAATAGCTTGTTAGTGTGGCAAGACTTTAAACGCTTTGTTTTGGAAAAAGCCCAAAAAGAAATCAACAAATACAGCGACATTGTGTTAGTAGAAGTTGAACCCCACAAGCAAGGGCGTAAGATTGTAGATATTACTTTCCACTTTGAATACAAGACTACAGACAAAAAGCTTTTACAAGAGCAAAACAAAGAACTAAACTACACTGACAAAATTATTAAGGGATTGAATGCATTTGTAGGTAAAAGCATTGCTTGTCAGCAAAACGCTGATAAGAGCTGGACTTGTGGAGTTTATGACGGCGATTACAAAATTTTGAAATTTGATAGCCTTAGCCAAGAAGTTAAGGACATTGTTACTGAGAATGGTAAAAAGCCCTATAAACACCCCTACATTGTGCGTATAGGCTTGTATTCTAACGCTCCTAGAAAGCTTGTAGCAAATTTTTGTGTAAGAGACTATAAAACGCTTGAAAAGTTAAAAGAACGCCAAGAGATAGCAGAGAGTGAGTTTTATACCGACCTAGAACGCACAAAAACAGCCCTAGAATTTAAAAATGCTCTTAAGCAAGGTAATTTATTAGATTTGCTTGAAAAACGCAAAAAATCGCAAAATTAG